From the genome of Methanothrix soehngenii GP6:
GCTCTCACTAGCTTGAAATGGCTGAGACTTTGCAGTAATCATGCCACCGATGCTTCATCGCTATCGAGCCTCGTTAACCTGAGATGGCTTGACCTGAGCAGCAATCAGATTACCGATGTATCTCCATTATCGGGACTCTATAACCTGGGATGGCTAAACCTAAGCAGCAACCAGATTACCGATGTATCTCCATTATCGGGCCTCGCTAACCTGACAGGGCTGGACCTGAGCAGCAATCAGATTACCGATGTATCTCCATTATCCAATCTAACTAACCTGATATGGATGGACCTGCGCAGCAAGCAGATCCCCGATGCCTCAACGCTCCGGATTTCACAGGCCTCGAATAATTATATTTATCCAACAATCAGGTTCCTGACTATAGTAAAGGGGCGGGAGTGGTCACGATGGGTTGACATCACACTCAGCTGAACATTAACCTTACATAATATCAGGCCCGTTCTTTGATAGTGATGAAGGTCAAGAGCATACTACTGGTCTTGTTGCTGGTATCTTTCTTCGTTTATGTATCGGTCGAAGCAAGAGAGCAAAAGGTGGCAATATCTGGGTCCAGCACCGTAATGCCCCTGGCAGAGATTTCAGCGGAGGAGTTCAATATGCTCCAGGATAACTACCATGTGACTGTGACCGCAGGAGGCTCGGGGGTGGGGATTGTGAACGTGGTCGAGGGCAGATCGGCGATCGCCATGACCTCTCGGGAGCTTCACCTGGTGGAGCGACAGAGATACGAGACGCCAACAGAGAAGTTTAATGTGATCACCGTGGGATACGATGCCATATGCCTGATGGTCAGCCCAGAAGTTTACGATTTTGGTGTCACAGACCTGTCCGCTGAGGAGGTGAGGAGGATCTATTCTGGCAGCATTAGCAACTGGAAAGAGCTCGGGGGGCCAGACGAGGAGATCTTCGCCATAGGAAGGAGGCCAGGCTCTGGAACTAGGGACTCCTTCGATGAGATCATAATGGGAAGTCGAGAGTATGAGACTCCCGGAGTCAGCTATGAGGCGGCTGAAAGCTCCGAGGTCAAGACGGCTATCCGGGGAAGCGACAATGCCATAGGCTATGTCGGATATAGCTATATAATGAGAGGAGACAGCAAAGTGATATCCCTTGATGGTATCCCGCCGACGATAGAAAACATAAAAAATGGAACATATCCCCTTGCCCGAGAGCTTTACTTCATCACCCTGGGCAGACCAAGTCCTGGGGCAAAGGCATTTACCGATTATGTCTTGAGTCCAGAAGGCCAGAAGATTGCGATTGAGAACGGATTCATACCGGCCTGAGATGGGACTTATGGATATACGGTGCCATTTTTTTGGCTAGCATGGTTATCAATTGGACTTTCAAGCAGAAGCAAGTGACGGCTCAGTCGCGATCCGGTCACAGAAGGCTCTGATCTCTTCTGGGCTCATTCTATTTCTTGGAATCACTTCGACCTGATATCCATCGTCTTCCAGACGGTTAATCAGATCCCTGAACTGGCTCATGGCCACTTTAATCTGTTTTGTGATATCTGGCACCTTAAGGATGACGATCTTTGCTGAAGGTATGACTGCATCCACCACATAGCCCCATCGAGTCGGGCGGTGCGTCAGTACTACTAATCCTCTTCTCTTGAGCTCTGAGATTATGCCCTCAAATTTAACCAAATCCGCTGATTCAGATGGTTTCATTTTAAACGCACCCCATTTCTTACAATTCCGCATCGAAAGAGCCGAACCTGTCGACTGAAGGCTATTGAGCGGCATGAGTATCCTTTTGCCGCTCGTCTATTTGCCCGAAAGCACCTGCCTTCAAATCAAAACGGATCGACTATTATGTGATGCTAAATCAGCTTAATATCTTCTGGATGTTTTGGCAGGTCTGTGCTTCTGATAGCACTCGCTGCAGTAAACCGGTCTGGACCCATCCGGCTTAAATGGAACCTGGGTCTGCTTGCCGCATTCTGAGCAGGTTACGTCAGTCATTTCTCTCGGACCACTATTGTAGCTGCCTCTGCTGCCGCCGGAGCTACCTCTGTTTTCATATTTTCTCTCAAACATTTAATTCACTTACCTTTTGAATCGACTCAAAAGAATCGAGACTGCTACAGAAAACATCTCAACAAATTACTTTGATAGACGAAATGCAGCAGTATAAGGAGGATGGCTGAGCATATATACTTGTTGGTAAAAAATTATGATAGCAGGCGCCTTTTCGCTGCCAAAATGCCCGGCCATCTCCGGCCGATCATCTCCTCTTGGTGATTATCGAGAGCACATCGCAATCCTGGAGCTCATGATCCAGCCCTATGGACTGGCCAGGGAACTTGGCGCTCTTTCCCCAGACCAGTGCATATCGAAATAGGTTTACGAAGTCCCTATGAAGATGCTCGCATACCGATTTCACTGTGCTTCCATCCAGGAGCACCAGAGGCTCCTCAAGATCTGCTTTGCCTCCCTTGGGCTTGAGATAGATGCGAATGAATCCCAGCGTCTCATATATATGGTCTTTTAGCTCCTCGAGGCCTTCAGTGGTGGCGCAGGATATGGGCAGATAGTCCCTGCCCAGGTCTTCCTCGATCTTGTCCTCGATCCCACCGTAGCGCAGGTCGAACTTGTTTATAGCCACCAGAGAGGGAATATAGACCCTGTTCCCAGCCAGGAAGTCGACCAGGGTGTCAGTGTCTATATCCTCTCGAACGGTTACATTGGCGTTCACAATGCCGTAGGCGCGGATGATCTCTGCGATCTCGAACTCCGTCATCCGAGTCAGGGGAACAGTGCTGCGCACTATGATGCCCCCCTTCCTTTCCTGGGTGATGTGGATGTTTGGCGGCTGCTTGTCCAGCCTTATGCCGGCCTCATAGAGCTCCCGCTCCAGGACCTTCAGATTGTAATTGAATACGTCCCCCAATAAGAGGATCATATCCGCGGCCCGGGCGGCAGTGATCACCTCTCTGCCCCTGCCCTTTCCCCGCGCCGCTCCCTTGATGATCCCTGGCATATCCAGGATCTGGATCTCGGCGCCTTTGTGCTTCATCACCCCAGGAATGACCTCGAGGGTGGTGAACTGATAGGCTGCCACCTCGGACTTGGATCCGGTCAGATAATTGAGCAGGCTGGATTTGCCTACGGACGGGAACCCCACCAGGGCCACCGTGGCATCGCCTGATTTTTTGATATAGTATCTTCTGCCCCCTCCGCCGCCCTTGATCTTCTGAAGCTCCTGCTGGGCCCTCAGCTTCGCTATTTTGGCCTTAATCTTGCCCAGATGATGCTCGGTGGCCTTGTTCTTCTGAGTGTTGAAGATCTCCTCTTCCAGCGCCTTGATCTGCTCCTCGATGGTTGCCATTTTGTATTTCCTCTTGGTGGGCAGGACAGCCAAATGAGCCTTCCAGCCATCAAATAGAAGTGTGATGCGCCACTTTCCCAAGAGCAATAGGGCTCCTCCTTTAAAAGCTATGGGATGGGTGGCAATTAGAAGAACTTTGAGGCCAAAGAGTGCCTCATCTCGCACATCGTCTGTGCATGGCATGACTGGCAGGGGGAGCCTTCCGGCCTGTCGGGAAGCTGGCCGTTTTTGATAAGGCGAACTCGATCACGAATGCGCAGCACCCGGGCTTTGTCTGTGCTGCGGACGGGCACCCTTCGCACCATGCCCAGGCTTGGATACTCCACCTGTCCCCAATCCACCTTTATATTCTCCTTCTCTCCTAAAAGGAGTGAATAGCCGGCCAGCATGAGACGATCTCTCTTCCAGATTCCGTTCTCTGGCGGCCGGCCGGTGCGGATGATCGAGGGCGTATCTCCTGGAGCCAGCCTATCCAGCCTGCCGGAGAGACCCAGCTTCTCCGAATAGAGCTCTACCTCTGCCTCAAAGGGGATGAGCTGGTCCATCCAGCCTTTAAGACCGTTGACCATCGATCCAATCTCCTCATCCGCCTCATTCAAGGCGGCCTGAAGCTCGCCTGGCTCCAGATCGTAGATCAGGGGCAGTTCCACCTCCAGCCTTCCGAGAGCCTCTCTTAGCTGGCCTTCCAGATCGTCCTTCTGCAGCAATGAGAGAGCGAGGCTGCGCATCAGGATTTGCTTCGCACTGCTGAATCTCGGCAGCTTGCCCAGGGAATCGAAGTAGACGAGCCTGGGGCAGCGCAGGTAAAGGCTGATGTCTGAGATCCGTACGGTCTGGTGCATCAATCTAGCATCTGTTCTCAGTCTTTAAAAAATTTTGTATTTGTACTTGCAGGGTTTCAGGAGCCCTCTGCTCTTAAAATTTTCTCAGATGGCGTCCCAGGAGGCTCAAAGTAGAAGGTCTCGTCGTCTCTAATTGGTAGAATGCAGCCGGTCTTCTGTCCAGATTCTGCTCGATGCCGGATAGCCATCTATGAGTGTCCCTTCTCTGTTGAGCATCTCTCTCCAGCCATCTCAATGCATCCATGGCATCGAACGCCTGCGTCCTGATATCAGGGGTATAGGTCTGCCTCAGATGATCGTCCAGAATGCGGAGCGTGGAAGGTGGAGTTGCAGCAGCGACTGCCAGGGGGCGCCTGTTCAATTGATCAGAAGTGCGCTGCAGCCATCTCCTGGTATCCTGCCTTTCTTGAGCCTCTTGCTCCAACTTCTTTAGAGCGTCTATGGCGTCAAATGTTGGCATCATGGTGGGTGGATTGGGTGTCCTCATAAGCTGCTGATTCAGGAGGTGGAGCTGAGAGAGATGCGCTGCCGGAGGTGGTGAGAAAATCTTGGTTAGGTGCTGGTCCAAGATACGAAGCTGCGAGGGCTGGGAAAAGGTATCTCCCCTTTTCGGCTGGTTGATATCGAAGGCATAGGGAGGACGGAGACTCTCTGGAACCCCAATTTTGGTAGGCACGTTGATGGTCTGTCCAGGTCGCAGAGTCTTGAAGTTGATGGCGGGGTTGAGCTTCTTTACATCTTCCGTGAATCGCTTTCTATCGCTGTAACCGTAATCCTCCGCTAAATACCAAACTCTATCTCCGGGCCTGATTTTATGAGCGGTGTAATGAGAGGCATCAGTCTCTACATTGGGTATGCGCTGGTAAGGCACGAATACGTGCTCAGGCTCGGAGAAGTCCCTCCAAATCATTTGCTCGACTAAATCTTGTTTGCGGCGGTACTGGGCCTGGTTACGACCGGATATATTGCAGTCGCATCCGCTGCATCCTGCGAGACTGCCAGGATTGAACGTGCCCATGGCATATTGCATCATATAACGAGCACCAGCTAAAGGTTTATCCGGAGATTCCAGTCTGCTCTCTTTTATCCAGGAATAGGTTTGGTCGCTTAAATCGAGCGTGCCGTCTCGCAGCAGGCCGCTAATGCTGTAAATAACAGGATCCTTGTAGCTCATCTTTTCTCGCCAGAGACTCTCTGCTGTATGGCTTCCACAGGATAGCACTGCCAGGGAACGGAGATTCCTGCCAGACTTGGGGAGTGTAAAGATATTCATGATAGTGGGTTTCTGCCACGGCTCGGCAGGTGCCGCCCATGGGTACCCTGTGTTGGGATCTCCATGTGAGGACCAAATGATTCCTGCAGTTCGTTCATCCTTCCATATCTTGAGGAATTCTTCTTTGGAGCATTTCTTCTTCTCAATTAGCTCAAAAGGCCTATCCGAAAGCGGATTTCTAAATCCTAATATATATCCAGGAGCCTCGGCTTTGAAGATGCTCTTCAGCTTCTCGAAATAGATTCGGGATATATCCTGCTCCGGGCTGGTGAGGTAGCCGCTTACGAAGTAGATGTACTTGGGGATTGCTTTTTCGCTCACATCCCCTTCCTCCTCCATTCATCCTTTGGCTCTTCAAATCCAAAGCTGACAAGCGAGTTGACAATAATATCGTCTAGCAGAGCCAGGTTAAGGTCGATCTCGTCGGCCACCTCCGTCATCTCCTCCAGAGTGATTCCCGCCCTCTGGCAGAATTCAATAACATCGGGCTCAGCAAGCTCTATGGGCATGTTGGTGGTATTCTGCAGCCAATGGGCCAGAGCCAGCCTGGCCTGGTCGGATGGGATTCGGTCAAAAGAGAACTGCTCGCTGAGATGGTTCAGAATCTGCTGACCGTATTGGCGCAGGCAGCGCTGGACCTTTCCATTGTGCCTCTCAGCCAGGACCCGGGCGGCCTGAGCTATGGTCAGAGTTGCATCCTGAGACTGATCCGGAGTCATGCCCATCCTTTCCAACAGGGTATGCATCAGGATCATATCGGGATGCTCCAGGTTATTCCCTTTCTCTGCCATTGCCCCGGCCAGAGAGCTTATCTCCAGCAGGTTGAGGTCGGCCAGCATCTGCGTCATGGCCCTTGCTCTATCCGCCTGGATCTGAGGCTGGCCTATTCGGAATAGCAGGCAGAAGACCAACTCGTGCCAGCGTGCGGTCTCAACTGGCCACTGATAAATATTAAGCGATGGGGCGAGAGCCCTTGCATATTCTATGAGTAACTTCCTCACTGCGTCCTTTTTATCCCGATTATGGGCCTGCTTCTCTTCTGTCATCTGCTCTTCCTCCAGTAGTGCAATTTGTGCGGTTTACGGTTTAATGGGTTTAGGCTTTAATTCGAATAGCTTTTTCGATTGATCTTTTGATGATGCGCTTTACGCAGCGGATTTATAGCGATTTTTCGTTTTAGACGCTGGCAAACTGCCCCACCTGAGGGATAGGGCTTCCCATTTCATAACCAAAAGTTGCTATTGATTTCTTGACGGCTTAACTCTGGATTGAAGGTATTGGGTCAGGTTCTCCATCCTGGAGGAGTTGATCTCTGCCTGATCCTCTAAGACCATCTTGACAAGCCAGACATCTTCAGATCCCGATCCAAAGGATGAGGTTATTCCCGCCAGGATGTAGTCTCCCTGCCGATTCTGAATGGCATAGCTTCCGAGATCATCCCCTTTACCGCCGAGAGTCCTTCTCCACTCCTCCAGTCCGGCAGAGTTGGTCTTTATGATCAGAGCATCCCTTCCCGAATCAGCATTATCGATCCTTCCACCGATGACAAAGCCGCCATCCATCGTCTGCTGCAGGGATGTTCCCGAGCTTCCCAGGTATGATCTCTCCCAGATCTTCCGGCCTAGCTGATCCAGCCGGATAAGAATGATCTTCTCCTCCTCCAGGCCTGACTCCGACCTGCCCACCAGGGCGTAACCATTGGCCAGCTCCGCTACCTGGAAGGCGACATCATCCTTATCTCCGCCATAGCTTACATTCCAGCTCATGACGCCCTGGTCATCGGTCTTCAAGAGCCAGATATCGTCCCCCCTTTTCCCCAGGGATGCCGTCCTGCCGGCCACAATAAAGCCGCCATCCTGGCTTTGCAGTACAGACAATCCCACATCCTCATCTGCCCCTCCATAGCTTCTATCCCATAGCAGATTCCCGTTGCTGTCGGTACGGATGAGCCAGAGGTCCTTTCTACCAATGCTCTTTGATTGGGTATAGCCGGTTGCGATATATCCGCCATCATCGGTTTCATCCACAGACCAGCCACCATCGCCTGAAGAATGCACAAAGCCGCCAAAGGTCTTATCCCAGAGCAGACTTCCATTCCCGTCCATCCTGATGAGCCACAGCCGCTCCTCGCCCAAGCCAAAGGAGTTGGTGCTTCCGGCGACGATGTAGCCGCTATCTGCGGTCTCCCTGACAAAATAGCCTACGTCCTCGCCCGATCCACCCATAATCCTGCTCCATAAGGGATTTCCATCTGGATCGACTCTTACCAGCCATAGGTCGCTTCCCTCTCCCCTGGTTGCCGTATGGCCCACAAGGACATAACCGCCGTCATTGGTCTCCTGGACTGACCAGGCACCATCGCCATACCTTCCTCCGTAGGTCCTGTTCCATTCCTCTGTCAGTCCCTCACCATAAAGAGAGGCTGCGGCGGGAGAGATATGATAAAAAGAGATGAGGAAGACGAAGAGAAGCGATGCCAGGGGTGGCAACACCAGTAGAATTGACCGAAAGCGTCGAGATGCAGTCCCCAGGCGGATATTGGTCTTTTTCATGGTGTCTTGGCCGCCTCTAGATTCCTATATCCTGGAATTTTACTGCCTTTTCCATAGAGAAGCTCCCGCTAAGGAAGGTGCTGGAGTCGATGTTGTTCTTGCCCATCTGGTGCTGGGAGGACTTGATTCCATAGTAGCCATCGAACTTAGCATTGCTGCTGGAACCTATGCCTTGATTTCCAGTTGAACCACCCGGGACCGGGATCGATGAGTTCAGCCTAGATTGATTGCCAGCGAATGCTTCAGTGGCAGATCCATTGGTAGCTGATGAGCTGATTGATGCATTAGTGGCTGTGAAGTTTAGTGCTGATATGTTAGCAATTGAAGAGTTGAGGACCGATGTGCCAGCTACAGAATGATTCGTGCCAGGCAATTCCGGATTGAGTGGATTTGATCCCTTCAAACCAGAGCTGATAGAATCGCCATTGCCACCCTCTCCCTCTGCGGCCCATTGGCTCTTGGACATCATATCAACTAGGGCTCCGGCCATCCTCTCCTCCAGCCTCTTCGTGTCTAAACTCATGATCGACAATCTGGAGGTCTCATATCCAGCAAGGCCGTCTTGGCCATCTTCGTTCTGGGAAGGAGAAGACAATACAGGAAAGACAATTGTCAATATTATCATGATCAAGACTGCAATTTCCGCTTTCATTACCCTCACCATCAATGCTACAGAATAAGGATGTCATCAATACAATTTCAACTTTTCTATACAAGAGAGTCTTTTGCAATGGTTTCTCCCCTATTTCTTCCGTGCTATGGATAGCATTTATCTGTTCCCAGTGGAATCATGCCTCTGTGTACCTGGATTATTTGCCCTATGAGTCTCTCCGGCCTCACCAGGACAGGATGCTGGACGCAGTCTATGATGTGGTGAGCAGAGGAAATCAGGGCATTCTGATGATAGATGCTCCCACCGGCACTGGAAAGACGAGCTGCATCAGCGCTGCTCTGGCCGCCGCTCCGGGAAAGATCGTGGTAGCGGTGAGAACCGTCTCTCAGATCGATATCTACATCGATGAGATCAATCGAATTTGGTCCAAGACCCGCCACAAGCCGGAGATCGCCTATATGGTGGGAAAGCAGAGGATCTGCCCTCTGGAGGGCGAGTTCCGAGCAGAGAGCGTCTATGCCGGCTGCTTGAGGCTTAGAGAGTGGACGAAAAACTATGTCTCCTCGAAGATCGGCAAGGGCAATGCAGCCATCTACGATCCTCATGCAGATAGCATTCCCGAGGAGGAGCCTGGCTATAGGACGTTCTGCCCGTACTACCTGCGAAGCAGAGAAGGCTTTGAGATAAATGGATCTGTCCATTTCCGCCGATCCGCCAGGGCCCTGGATGTGGTAGAGGGCTTGAAAAAGAGGGTAACCGCACCCTCGGGGCTTATGGACTCCTGCCAGGGCATCTGCCCCTATGAGATCATGAGCCTTTACGCCAAGAACAGCGATATAGTGATCATGAACTACTCTCACCTCTTCAGTCCTGACTTCCAGGACATCATCTTCCAGTGGCTGGAGATGGACTCGGAGAAGGTCACCCTGATCATAGATGAGGCCCATAACCTGGGAGATGCGGTAAGAGCAATGAACTCACGCCACCTCACCCAAAGGATGATAGATCTTGCCGAGACCGAGGTGGAGAAGTTCGAGGGCACCTTGGGGCAGGCCAGGCTGGAGGAGACGAGAGAGGAAGCCTCCTGGAGGAGAGAGGGAATCAGGATCATACGACAGCTCCTTCCCAGGCTCCGGAGGTTCCTTCAGAGCCGGCTGGATAGAATGCCTGAGGGCGAGGCCCTGATGGATGCCGATCTGTTTCGCGCCTTCCTCTACGATGGGATCGATGACATCGAAGACGCGTTATCATATTTCTCAGATGTTGCAGTGGCAGTCGCCGATCTGAACCTGGCGGAAGGAGATAGGGAGAACCTGCAGGGGGATATTCAGCCCAGCCTCGCCCTGGTGCTGCTCTTTCTCAGAGACATGGAGACGGCGGAGACCGATATCGCTCTTCAGAGGAAGATCGTGGTCACCGGTGTGGGAAAAAGGAAGCTCGTCCGGCTGGAGGTCAATAACATCGATCCGGCGGCCAACATCCGGCGGATTACAGACAACGTCAATGCCACTATCATGCTCTCCGGCACCTTCTCCCCCCTGGAGGCTTATGAGCTCTACTGTCTGGGAGAGGAGGGCAGAGCAGAGAAGCTCAGCCTGCCCAACCCCTTCCCCAAGGAAAACCGCCTCCTCCTGGTGGCTAAAAAGGCCACGACCCAGCTGGAGCAGAGGGAGGATATGGACAATAGGGAGGAGATATCGGGGCACATAAGATCACTGATCGAGTGCGTCCCGGGAAATGTGGCGGTGTTTTTCACCTCTTATCCCATGATGAACAATTACCGGGACGTCTGTCTCTCATCCTCAAGGAAGGTTGGAAAGAAGCTCTGTGTTGAGCCCCGCAGCGCAGACCAGGTCCCTGAGCTTCTGGATCTGTTCTTCTCTTTAGGGGCCAGGGGCGGGGGGGTTCTGACCGGGGTGTGCGGTGGAAAGCTGGCAGAGGGGATCGACTATAAAGGCGAGGCCCTGAAAGGAGTGGCAGTGGTAGGGCTGCCTTTGTCGGCATACGACGAGATCCAAAAGGAGATCAACAGCTACTATACCATGAAATATGGCAAGATCAAAGGTATGCTCATCGCCTACACTTTGCCTGCGATAAACCGGGGGCTGCAAGCTGCAGGAAGGGTTATCCGGGCGGAATCCGAAAGGGGCGTCCTGCTGTTCTGCGACCGCCGGTTTGGATATGACGATCTCGGGGGAGTTAATCAGTTCCTTCCAGGCTGGGTGAGGGAGGAGTTGATTTTGGTGGATGCCAGAGAAGGAGGGGAATTGATCCAAGAGAAGATCGCGAAATGGCAGATGGATAATTATTCCGGAGGCAATCCAGAAAGAGACTCTGAAATCCTCCCTGCAGGCGATTTGAAGGGCGCTGCCCAGAAGAGAAGAGCTCAGGAGAGCGGCAGGAAGGGAGATGAATCCTCTTCGGCCAAGAGGGCAAGGCCGCGAAGGGGAGGCAAGAGGGATCTGAGGGAGTTGGCAAGATCTCTAGGCCTGGGGGATCCCGGTTCCAAGAGAAGCTGATACCAAGAGACCCAGCCCATGTGGAGGGATGAATCGGAGAATCTAGCCGATCTTTTCTGTCTCCAGCACCCGCAGGGGAATGGTGCCCAGGGCCTTTCCAACCGTTGATTTTGCGATCCTTCCTGCATGCTCCTCGCTCTCTGCATTGAAGATCTTGATCTCAAATAATAGCGCCACCAGTGCCATGCTGGCGACGAGGAAGACGCCGTCTAAGGGCTCATTGCATTCCGGGCAATCCCATTGGCCCACCTCTACCTCAACAAAGTCCATCTTTCTCTGGTTCAATCTCTTTCCCGCTTCAGAGATGGCCACACCGATAGCATCATCCTCGGTCTTGACATCTCTGACCAGCCAGGCACCCTCCAGCAAGACATTGAAATTCGGCATTGCTCAAATGCTAGGAGGATGTATGATATCTACTTTTTCCGCCAGAAATTTTCTTTCTATACTACTTATAAAATCATGTTACCATTCTCAATAATATACCGCTTATAAAAAATCGTAATGCTATATATTTTGCGAATACATTATCATTACGGACGGATATGTTGTTATATTAGAAAGCTGAAATATAGAACCTGAGTGGAGTTGGGATGGTTGGTCAAGGTCTTGTTCATTATAGAGGTTGATATCTGATAAATGGCTCTTCGCTGAATTATTTGGGTGAGTTCAGGCAGAGAATATGGCTTCTGTTCCTCTGTGTCTCTGTGGTTGGGTCAGAGCATCGCGATTCACCACAGAGGCACCGAGACACAGAGAACCAGCGATTCAAGTTCACCCATACAAAATAACGAGGAGCCTGATATATCATCTTAAATCTGATCCAAGCCGGATTCCTTGCCATCCCCCGTTCAGCTATACAGACGGGCGAATTGCACTCTGGATGATGATGATATTGATTGCTCCACATTGATGATGCCATCATTCAATGGAAGACGAAGATGAATAACGCAGCCGAGACGGTAATTGTCGCTACTGACAATTCGGAGAGCCATGCGGGCGAGCCGCCAGATTCATCCGAGCGGCGCGCATCCAGGCGGGTCTTTCCATTTCGCTATTCATTGGCCATCGCAAGCACAATTGTCATTTGTTATGCCCTGGTGATGTTCATCTTGAGGGATGATCCAGAGGCGACAGTTGCTTTCACAGACCTGGCGCTCATCCCAATAAACGGCATGGCTGCATTAGCCCTGCTTTATGCGGCTGCTTCTTCTTATCAGCAGAGAAAAAAAGTATATCTGACCTGGCTGATCCTCTCTTTAGCGACATTTAGCTTCACCATGGGGGATGTTATTTGGGCTTATGAAGAGACCATTCTCAAGGTCGACCCATTTTTTTCCATCTCAAACGTCTTCTTTCTGGCATACTATCCTCTATTTCTATGGGGGATCTTCGTCCTCCCCTCTTTGGAATTATCCTTAAAAGAGAGATTCAAGATGGCCCTGGATTTCGGAATAGTAATGTTTGCCGGGATAATCATATTCTGGAACTACATAATCAGTCCAGTTGTTCAGGAATCAGCAAACTACGACCTTTTCACATTGCTAATCTATATCATTTATCCTCTAGGGGATCTGATCTTGCTCTTCTCTGTCCTGGAGCTTCTCTTCAGGAAGATTCGGGGCAATGAACAGACCTCATTGCTCCTTCTTGCTGCCGGAATGATCGGTCTGATTATAACCGATTCCATATTTCTACATTTGTCATGGTCTGATTCCTATGCAGCAGGAGGTCTTCTCGATCTGGGCTGGCCATTATCCTATGCACTGGTAGGTCTTGCGGGCATGTCTCAGGCGGATGTTGTATCAAAGAAGAATTCCTTCAAGATACCTGAATTCGGGGAATTCCGCTCAGGAGGGCTGACCTGGCCACTCTACCTTCCATATTTATTCGCAGCGGGAGCATTTGCTCTGCTGGTCTGGAGCTATGAAAATCCGATTGGCCTTTCCTTCGCCAGCTTATCCTGGGCAGTGGGGATGATAATCGGCCTGGTCATACTGCGACAGATACTTGTTCTGAACGAAAATGTCAGCCTTTATAAAAAAGCTCAGAAGGATATTCAGGAGAAAGAG
Proteins encoded in this window:
- a CDS encoding phosphate ABC transporter substrate-binding protein, translated to MKVKSILLVLLLVSFFVYVSVEAREQKVAISGSSTVMPLAEISAEEFNMLQDNYHVTVTAGGSGVGIVNVVEGRSAIAMTSRELHLVERQRYETPTEKFNVITVGYDAICLMVSPEVYDFGVTDLSAEEVRRIYSGSISNWKELGGPDEEIFAIGRRPGSGTRDSFDEIIMGSREYETPGVSYEAAESSEVKTAIRGSDNAIGYVGYSYIMRGDSKVISLDGIPPTIENIKNGTYPLARELYFITLGRPSPGAKAFTDYVLSPEGQKIAIENGFIPA
- a CDS encoding CxxC-x17-CxxC domain-containing protein — translated: MFERKYENRGSSGGSRGSYNSGPREMTDVTCSECGKQTQVPFKPDGSRPVYCSECYQKHRPAKTSRRY
- a CDS encoding OBG GTPase family GTP-binding protein, coding for MATIEEQIKALEEEIFNTQKNKATEHHLGKIKAKIAKLRAQQELQKIKGGGGGRRYYIKKSGDATVALVGFPSVGKSSLLNYLTGSKSEVAAYQFTTLEVIPGVMKHKGAEIQILDMPGIIKGAARGKGRGREVITAARAADMILLLGDVFNYNLKVLERELYEAGIRLDKQPPNIHITQERKGGIIVRSTVPLTRMTEFEIAEIIRAYGIVNANVTVREDIDTDTLVDFLAGNRVYIPSLVAINKFDLRYGGIEDKIEEDLGRDYLPISCATTEGLEELKDHIYETLGFIRIYLKPKGGKADLEEPLVLLDGSTVKSVCEHLHRDFVNLFRYALVWGKSAKFPGQSIGLDHELQDCDVLSIITKRR
- a CDS encoding CRISPR-associated protein Cas4 produces the protein MHQTVRISDISLYLRCPRLVYFDSLGKLPRFSSAKQILMRSLALSLLQKDDLEGQLREALGRLEVELPLIYDLEPGELQAALNEADEEIGSMVNGLKGWMDQLIPFEAEVELYSEKLGLSGRLDRLAPGDTPSIIRTGRPPENGIWKRDRLMLAGYSLLLGEKENIKVDWGQVEYPSLGMVRRVPVRSTDKARVLRIRDRVRLIKNGQLPDRPEGSPCQSCHAQTMCEMRHSLASKFF
- a CDS encoding LysM peptidoglycan-binding domain-containing protein gives rise to the protein MSEKAIPKYIYFVSGYLTSPEQDISRIYFEKLKSIFKAEAPGYILGFRNPLSDRPFELIEKKKCSKEEFLKIWKDERTAGIIWSSHGDPNTGYPWAAPAEPWQKPTIMNIFTLPKSGRNLRSLAVLSCGSHTAESLWREKMSYKDPVIYSISGLLRDGTLDLSDQTYSWIKESRLESPDKPLAGARYMMQYAMGTFNPGSLAGCSGCDCNISGRNQAQYRRKQDLVEQMIWRDFSEPEHVFVPYQRIPNVETDASHYTAHKIRPGDRVWYLAEDYGYSDRKRFTEDVKKLNPAINFKTLRPGQTINVPTKIGVPESLRPPYAFDINQPKRGDTFSQPSQLRILDQHLTKIFSPPPAAHLSQLHLLNQQLMRTPNPPTMMPTFDAIDALKKLEQEAQERQDTRRWLQRTSDQLNRRPLAVAAATPPSTLRILDDHLRQTYTPDIRTQAFDAMDALRWLERDAQQRRDTHRWLSGIEQNLDRRPAAFYQLETTRPSTLSLLGRHLRKF
- a CDS encoding ATP-dependent DNA helicase, which codes for MYLDYLPYESLRPHQDRMLDAVYDVVSRGNQGILMIDAPTGTGKTSCISAALAAAPGKIVVAVRTVSQIDIYIDEINRIWSKTRHKPEIAYMVGKQRICPLEGEFRAESVYAGCLRLREWTKNYVSSKIGKGNAAIYDPHADSIPEEEPGYRTFCPYYLRSREGFEINGSVHFRRSARALDVVEGLKKRVTAPSGLMDSCQGICPYEIMSLYAKNSDIVIMNYSHLFSPDFQDIIFQWLEMDSEKVTLIIDEAHNLGDAVRAMNSRHLTQRMIDLAETEVEKFEGTLGQARLEETREEASWRREGIRIIRQLLPRLRRFLQSRLDRMPEGEALMDADLFRAFLYDGIDDIEDALSYFSDVAVAVADLNLAEGDRENLQGDIQPSLALVLLFLRDMETAETDIALQRKIVVTGVGKRKLVRLEVNNIDPAANIRRITDNVNATIMLSGTFSPLEAYELYCLGEEGRAEKLSLPNPFPKENRLLLVAKKATTQLEQREDMDNREEISGHIRSLIECVPGNVAVFFTSYPMMNNYRDVCLSSSRKVGKKLCVEPRSADQVPELLDLFFSLGARGGGVLTGVCGGKLAEGIDYKGEALKGVAVVGLPLSAYDEIQKEINSYYTMKYGKIKGMLIAYTLPAINRGLQAAGRVIRAESERGVLLFCDRRFGYDDLGGVNQFLPGWVREELILVDAREGGELIQEKIAKWQMDNYSGGNPERDSEILPAGDLKGAAQKRRAQESGRKGDESSSAKRARPRRGGKRDLRELARSLGLGDPGSKRS
- a CDS encoding DUF555 domain-containing protein produces the protein MPNFNVLLEGAWLVRDVKTEDDAIGVAISEAGKRLNQRKMDFVEVEVGQWDCPECNEPLDGVFLVASMALVALLFEIKIFNAESEEHAGRIAKSTVGKALGTIPLRVLETEKIG